One Sphingomonas limnosediminicola DNA segment encodes these proteins:
- a CDS encoding aldose 1-epimerase has translation MSAQSIVTISAGKLRLELNPSIGGSISAFDWIDGESARPILRKCHSADENVLEASSFPLVPYVNRIRGGAFTFRGREVRLLSNMTGDPSPLHGQGWLGTWSVDEIGAASAALSFHHSAGEWPWEYEARQQFDIDPSGFSVRISCRNLSADPMPCGLGQHPYFPCGGQTMIDTQVTDVWTIDAHVLPVKKVPAVGRFDLKDRHVCGQDLDHGFGGWSGRTRLTDPDWPYSVELSSPDAHFFQLYSPASGGIFVAEPVSHANAALNAPEDEWPELGMRVLEPGAEMKLHMRVEVIAK, from the coding sequence ATGAGTGCGCAAAGCATCGTCACCATCTCGGCCGGCAAGTTGAGGCTGGAGCTAAACCCCTCAATCGGCGGTAGTATTTCCGCATTCGATTGGATCGACGGTGAGTCGGCGCGGCCGATATTGCGCAAATGCCACAGCGCCGATGAAAACGTGCTGGAGGCGAGCAGCTTTCCACTCGTTCCTTACGTCAACCGCATCCGCGGCGGCGCTTTCACCTTCCGCGGGCGCGAGGTTCGCTTGCTGTCGAACATGACCGGCGACCCCAGCCCGCTGCATGGTCAGGGGTGGCTCGGCACCTGGTCGGTTGATGAGATCGGTGCGGCGAGCGCGGCGCTATCCTTTCACCATTCCGCCGGCGAGTGGCCCTGGGAATATGAAGCCCGCCAGCAGTTCGACATCGACCCGTCGGGCTTCTCCGTGCGCATCAGTTGCCGCAACCTTTCGGCCGACCCGATGCCCTGCGGCCTGGGCCAGCATCCTTATTTCCCGTGCGGCGGGCAAACTATGATCGACACGCAGGTCACCGATGTGTGGACGATCGACGCGCACGTACTGCCAGTTAAAAAGGTGCCCGCTGTCGGGCGATTCGATCTGAAAGACAGGCATGTCTGCGGCCAAGACTTGGACCACGGCTTCGGCGGCTGGAGCGGGCGGACACGCCTGACCGACCCCGACTGGCCTTATTCAGTCGAGCTATCGTCTCCGGACGCGCATTTCTTCCAGCTCTATTCGCCGGCTAGCGGCGGAATTTTCGTCGCCGAACCGGTCAGCCACGCCAACGCCGCGCTCAACGCGCCAGAAGATGAGTGGCCTGAACTCGGCATGCGGGTTCTCGAGCCCGGAGCCGAGATGAAGCTCCACATGCGCGTCGAGGTCATCGCGAAATAG
- a CDS encoding excalibur calcium-binding domain-containing protein, translating into MRILAGAALLLAPVTLSTLASAHPGGLNAQGCHTNHKTGDYHCHRGPNPSEVSASRRTYGALSSVGGAFRNCAAARAAGAAPVRRGDPGYGSHLDRDGDGIGCE; encoded by the coding sequence ATGCGTATCCTGGCCGGGGCCGCCTTGCTCTTAGCGCCCGTCACTTTATCCACGCTTGCGTCCGCTCATCCGGGTGGCCTGAATGCGCAGGGCTGTCACACTAATCACAAAACTGGCGACTATCACTGCCATCGCGGCCCCAACCCGTCTGAAGTGTCAGCCAGTCGGCGCACATACGGTGCGCTTTCGAGTGTCGGGGGCGCGTTTCGGAACTGTGCAGCTGCACGAGCTGCCGGTGCGGCTCCGGTTAGGCGCGGCGACCCCGGCTATGGGTCGCACTTGGATCGCGACGGTGACGGGATCGGCTGCGAATGA